The proteins below come from a single Malus sylvestris chromosome 3, drMalSylv7.2, whole genome shotgun sequence genomic window:
- the LOC126615953 gene encoding CASP-like protein 5A2, with protein sequence MNVSHGSVHPVEDVPTTDGAGPNPPRVRMKDLPGMPGTPGGLVLRLAQFFFSAASLVVMATTSDFPSVTAFCYLVAATGLQCLWSFSLGVVDVYALLVGRSLQNHRVVCLFTLGDGVTSTLTFAAACASAGITVLIDNDLSSCAHNHCAQFETATAMAFISWFAVLPSFLLNFWSLASR encoded by the exons ATGAACGTGAGCCATGGGTCGGTTCACCCAGTTGAAGATGTACCCACCACAGACGGCGCCGGCCCGAACCCACCCCGGGTCCGAATGAAGGATCTTCCTGGCATGCCCGGCACCCCGGGCGGCCTCGTCTTGCGCCTCGCCCAGTTCTTCTTCTCCGCCGCCTCGCTCGTCGTCATGGCCACCACCTCTGACTTCCCCTCCGTCACTGCGTTTTG CTACCTTGTTGCAGCTACTGGTTTGCAGTGTTTGTGGAGCTTCTCGTTGGGCGTTGTTGACGTTTATGCCCTTCTAGTTGGGCGTTCCTTGCAGAACCATCGAGTTGTGTGCTTGTTCACCCTTGGTGATGGG GTGACATCCACTCTTACATTTGCTGCAGCTTGTGCTTCTGCAGGCATCACAGTTCTTATTGACAATGATCTTAGTAGCTGTGCCCACAACCATTGTGCACAATTTGAAACAGCTACAGCGATGGCTTTCATATCTTGGTTCGCTGTGTTACCATCTTTTCTCTTGAATTTCTGGTCACTGGCATCTCGATGA